The Mucilaginibacter yixingensis genome window below encodes:
- the odhB gene encoding 2-oxoglutarate dehydrogenase complex dihydrolipoyllysine-residue succinyltransferase produces the protein MSLEIKVPPVGESITEVTLSRWIKKTGDVVAMDEVIAELESDKATFELTAEKDGTLTTLVAEGDTLSIGAPVAKIEEGAGAAAAAPVAADSSSSTPVAAAETTTATAPATSSTIDIKVPPVGESITEVTLSRWIKKDGDQVAMDEAIAELESDKATFELTAEQAGTLKTIAKEGDVLAIGTVVCQIAAGAGAVAAAPKVEAAAVAAGAPAAQNSASYAAGTPSPAAGKILAEKGVDPASVNGTGVGGRITKADAISAQKANENPQGRVEGAKIPVPSVQATPAVKADARGERREKMTSLRKTVARRLVAVKNETAMLTTFNEVDMAPIMELRGKYKDKFKEKHGVGLGFMSFFTKAVTEALKEWPAVGARIEGEEVVYSNFADISIAVSAPKGLVVPVIRNADAMSLAEIEKAIVALAVKARENKLTLDEMTGGTFTITNGGVFGSMMSTPIINSPQSAILGMHNIVERPVAINGEVVIRPMMYLALSYDHRIIDGRESVSFLVKVKQLLEDPARLLLGV, from the coding sequence ATGAGTTTAGAGATCAAAGTTCCGCCGGTAGGCGAATCGATAACCGAGGTAACCCTTTCGCGCTGGATCAAAAAAACAGGCGATGTTGTTGCGATGGACGAAGTGATAGCCGAGCTGGAATCAGACAAGGCCACTTTTGAGCTTACTGCTGAAAAAGACGGAACTTTAACCACCTTGGTCGCAGAAGGTGATACCCTTTCTATTGGGGCTCCTGTTGCAAAAATTGAAGAAGGCGCGGGCGCTGCTGCCGCAGCTCCAGTAGCAGCTGATAGTAGCAGTAGCACTCCGGTTGCTGCTGCAGAAACTACTACTGCCACTGCTCCTGCTACTTCAAGCACTATTGATATTAAAGTTCCGCCGGTAGGTGAGTCAATCACCGAGGTTACCCTGTCTCGCTGGATCAAAAAAGACGGCGATCAGGTAGCGATGGACGAAGCCATTGCCGAACTGGAATCAGACAAAGCTACTTTTGAACTGACTGCTGAGCAGGCAGGTACCCTGAAAACCATTGCTAAAGAAGGTGATGTGTTAGCTATTGGTACTGTTGTTTGCCAGATTGCTGCTGGTGCCGGCGCTGTTGCTGCCGCACCAAAAGTTGAAGCTGCTGCCGTTGCTGCAGGTGCTCCTGCCGCTCAAAACTCAGCAAGCTATGCTGCTGGTACCCCGTCACCTGCTGCCGGTAAAATACTGGCTGAAAAAGGTGTTGATCCTGCATCAGTAAATGGTACAGGTGTTGGTGGCCGCATTACTAAAGCCGATGCCATCAGCGCACAAAAAGCTAACGAGAACCCACAAGGTCGTGTTGAAGGTGCTAAAATACCGGTACCATCTGTACAAGCTACACCTGCTGTTAAAGCAGACGCACGCGGCGAGCGCAGAGAGAAAATGACCTCATTACGCAAAACCGTTGCCCGCCGTCTGGTAGCCGTTAAAAACGAGACTGCCATGTTAACTACCTTCAATGAGGTGGATATGGCGCCAATTATGGAGCTGCGTGGTAAATACAAAGACAAATTCAAAGAGAAACATGGCGTAGGTCTTGGCTTCATGTCATTCTTCACCAAAGCCGTTACCGAGGCGTTGAAAGAGTGGCCTGCCGTTGGTGCCCGCATTGAAGGCGAAGAAGTAGTATACAGCAACTTTGCTGATATCTCTATCGCTGTATCAGCACCAAAAGGTCTGGTGGTTCCGGTAATCCGTAACGCTGACGCAATGAGCCTGGCTGAGATTGAGAAAGCTATTGTTGCCCTGGCTGTTAAAGCCCGCGAAAACAAGCTGACACTGGACGAAATGACCGGCGGTACCTTTACTATTACCAATGGTGGCGTGTTCGGTTCAATGATGTCTACTCCAATCATTAACTCACCACAATCTGCTATCCTGGGTATGCACAACATCGTAGAGCGCCCTGTTGCCATTAACGGGGAGGTAGTAATTCGCCCGATGATGTACCTTGCCCTGTCATATGATCACCGTATCATTGACGGTCGTGAGTCTGTAAGCTTCCTGGTGAAAGTAAAACAACTGCTGGAAGATCCTGCAAGATTGTTACTGGGTGTTTAA
- a CDS encoding glycosyltransferase family 39 protein, producing MQIKSEHTQLMQDIALNNHKASDKPIWYFLLLWTILNIIQAATLEVHPDEAYYWLYSRFMDWGYFDHPPMVAIFIRVGDAIMHNELGLRLVTVLVSPLSIWLLWQTLKPYAVSAKWFILVVSGLVILHMYGFTTTPDAPLFFFTALFYYIYQRYVEHDKMKWALLLALIIAGLLYSKYHGILLIGFTVLSNIKLLKRPSFWLIVVLSAVLFMPHVWWQMQHQYPSLRYHLYERSSSGYDVSRTLLYLPGQFVMAGPLIGWFLFGFTVTTKIKDAFIRCLMVNFIGTIAFFMLSTIKDDVQSHWTLIGFAPLILLVMIRFSQTQYQPRWLMRLAVVNAALIVLLRIGLMVGVPFIKQSSRFQSYYGYKQWAQQVKQRVGNSYVVFISGFQDASKYCYYTNSTKGFDYDAREYRRTQFDIWPIEDSLQHKRTYYLLDFHAQGSFQLDSFKTARGQWYGTWLNDTRMYQKVDIQADKGKVKAAPGQKIVFNLTVNNPYNHTISFKNEGYPHELVMAACFLQGDQNTGGEQAGDDFNRITLKPGQTAPYRFVVAAPKTKGKYVLVFSIRTTPFPGGRNSRAIDFTVE from the coding sequence TTGCAGATCAAAAGCGAGCACACTCAACTAATGCAGGATATTGCGCTAAATAACCACAAAGCTTCAGACAAACCCATCTGGTATTTCCTGCTTTTGTGGACTATACTCAACATCATCCAGGCCGCCACGTTAGAGGTTCACCCCGATGAAGCTTACTACTGGCTTTACAGCCGGTTTATGGATTGGGGTTATTTTGACCACCCGCCAATGGTGGCCATATTTATCCGCGTTGGCGATGCCATTATGCATAATGAGCTGGGCCTGCGCCTGGTAACGGTGTTGGTAAGTCCGCTAAGCATTTGGTTGCTGTGGCAAACGCTTAAACCTTATGCGGTGAGCGCCAAATGGTTTATCCTGGTGGTATCGGGCCTGGTTATTTTGCACATGTATGGCTTTACCACCACGCCAGATGCGCCGCTGTTTTTCTTCACCGCACTATTTTATTATATCTATCAGCGTTACGTTGAACACGATAAAATGAAATGGGCCCTGCTGCTGGCCCTTATTATAGCCGGACTGCTCTACAGCAAATACCATGGTATTCTGCTGATTGGGTTTACGGTACTCAGTAACATCAAACTTTTAAAACGCCCTTCGTTTTGGTTGATTGTGGTGTTATCTGCAGTGTTGTTTATGCCTCATGTTTGGTGGCAAATGCAGCATCAGTATCCGTCGCTCAGGTATCATTTGTATGAGCGCTCGTCATCAGGTTATGATGTGTCGCGTACGTTACTTTACCTGCCGGGGCAGTTTGTAATGGCCGGTCCGCTCATCGGCTGGTTTCTTTTCGGCTTTACGGTGACTACTAAGATCAAGGATGCGTTTATCCGCTGCCTGATGGTCAACTTTATTGGTACCATCGCCTTTTTTATGCTGAGCACCATTAAAGACGATGTACAATCGCACTGGACGTTGATTGGCTTCGCGCCATTGATTTTGCTGGTGATGATCCGCTTTAGCCAAACCCAATATCAGCCGCGCTGGCTGATGCGGCTGGCGGTGGTTAATGCTGCGCTGATTGTTTTGCTGCGCATTGGCTTGATGGTTGGCGTGCCGTTCATTAAACAGAGCTCGCGCTTTCAAAGCTATTATGGTTATAAACAATGGGCGCAACAAGTAAAGCAACGGGTGGGCAATAGCTATGTAGTGTTCATCAGCGGTTTTCAGGATGCGTCTAAATATTGCTACTATACCAACAGCACCAAGGGCTTTGATTATGATGCACGCGAGTATCGACGCACGCAGTTTGATATCTGGCCTATTGAAGATAGCCTGCAACATAAACGCACCTATTACCTGCTGGATTTTCATGCACAGGGATCATTTCAACTGGATAGCTTTAAAACGGCACGCGGCCAATGGTACGGTACCTGGTTAAATGATACGCGCATGTATCAGAAAGTGGATATCCAGGCTGATAAAGGCAAGGTGAAAGCTGCACCGGGACAGAAAATCGTCTTTAACCTTACGGTGAACAACCCATACAATCACACCATCAGCTTTAAAAACGAAGGCTACCCGCATGAACTGGTGATGGCGGCCTGCTTTTTACAGGGCGACCAAAACACCGGCGGTGAGCAAGCCGGCGACGATTTTAACCGCATTACCTTAAAGCCCGGCCAAACCGCGCCTTACCGCTTTGTGGTAGCTGCACCAAAAACTAAAGGAAAATATGTGCTGGTGTTCTCTATCCGCACAACGCCTTTTCCCGGCGGGCGCAACAGCCGGGCTATAGATTTTACGGTTGAATAA
- a CDS encoding DinB family protein translates to MNNAIDLIRQPRRFLLGMITELSLEQLNRIPAGFNNNIAWNLGHMVASQQNICYLRGGVDLKVDVAFWDLYKSGTRPEREFGADDMAIIQTLFTSTLDQLEADLTTELFDNYTPWTTRYGVAITNVHEAVQFLPFHDGLHLGVISSMKRLV, encoded by the coding sequence ATGAATAACGCTATTGATCTTATACGTCAGCCCCGCCGGTTTTTATTGGGCATGATTACTGAACTTTCTTTAGAGCAGTTGAATCGTATCCCGGCTGGTTTCAACAATAATATTGCCTGGAACCTGGGCCACATGGTAGCATCGCAACAAAACATTTGCTATTTGCGCGGAGGAGTGGATCTCAAAGTTGATGTTGCGTTTTGGGATCTTTATAAAAGCGGCACCAGGCCTGAGCGCGAGTTTGGCGCCGATGATATGGCCATTATTCAAACACTTTTTACTTCGACACTTGATCAATTGGAGGCCGATTTAACAACCGAGCTATTTGATAACTACACCCCGTGGACAACCCGCTATGGTGTTGCCATTACCAACGTCCACGAAGCCGTGCAATTTCTGCCTTTTCATGACGGCTTACACCTGGGCGTGATTAGCTCTATGAAGCGATTGGTTTAA
- a CDS encoding head GIN domain-containing protein, whose amino-acid sequence MKSIAKIIFVLAMLAGLSAAAEVQDRHLTGFHAISSSTSCDLVITQGGTESVKVDASPKVIDNIITEVRDGELRIYMKKGFHWDNFFNHGKMIIYISVRNISGISMSGAGDVSFKSGLKADRLALNISGSGDFDGRVDVNLLTTQISGSGDIQLRGRATNCSVKTSGSGDFDGRDLSTASANVSTSGSGDVSIRVSENLMAHSSGSGDIHYAGSPKSVMKSSTGSGDIERI is encoded by the coding sequence ATGAAATCAATCGCTAAAATTATTTTTGTTCTGGCTATGCTGGCTGGCTTAAGCGCTGCTGCCGAGGTGCAGGACCGCCACCTGACCGGCTTTCATGCCATTAGCTCCAGCACCTCGTGCGACCTGGTAATTACCCAAGGCGGTACCGAATCTGTAAAGGTCGACGCTTCTCCCAAAGTAATTGACAACATTATTACTGAGGTACGTGATGGCGAACTGAGGATCTATATGAAAAAAGGCTTCCACTGGGACAACTTTTTCAATCATGGTAAGATGATCATTTATATCAGTGTCCGCAATATTAGCGGCATCAGTATGAGTGGTGCAGGCGATGTATCATTTAAAAGCGGACTAAAAGCTGATAGGCTGGCGCTAAACATCTCCGGTTCCGGCGATTTTGACGGCAGGGTTGATGTAAACCTGCTGACCACGCAGATAAGCGGATCAGGTGATATCCAGCTACGCGGACGCGCTACTAACTGCTCGGTAAAAACATCAGGTTCGGGCGATTTTGATGGCCGTGACCTGTCTACCGCATCTGCCAACGTAAGCACCAGCGGCTCCGGTGATGTAAGCATCAGGGTGAGCGAGAACCTGATGGCACACTCATCAGGCAGTGGCGATATCCATTATGCAGGCTCGCCAAAAAGCGTCATGAAATCATCAACGGGCAGCGGAGATATTGAAAGAATATAA
- a CDS encoding helix-turn-helix domain-containing protein: protein MKPDQEIISHSLGHNFVATQGHLLKFDEFVPSHRLDFYAIVWFLEDNELQHYIDFVSYPIHKNSIYLIARNQVHTLPNHFIKSNVIVFDRWFFDSIEESEYRLMFVPFNNNALYIPEGCLTELNYLFELMEREYHANNDLKLLHWYTEAFLTHLFRISTDGDGGRSFYNERLQLLFRLVSDHFRDQKTNEFYADKIGVSSKRLNQIVKAQMGITVSQLIYNYTLIEAKRELSHSKKPIKQIAYELGFKGPSYFSRFFRKQAGITPETFRQQSA from the coding sequence ATGAAGCCAGACCAGGAAATAATTTCGCATAGCCTTGGCCATAACTTTGTGGCTACGCAGGGGCACTTGTTAAAGTTTGACGAGTTTGTGCCCAGCCACCGGCTTGACTTTTATGCCATTGTGTGGTTTCTGGAAGATAACGAGTTGCAACATTATATAGACTTTGTTTCTTATCCCATCCATAAAAACAGCATTTATTTAATTGCACGCAACCAGGTACATACGTTGCCCAACCACTTCATAAAAAGCAACGTAATTGTTTTTGACCGATGGTTTTTTGACTCGATTGAGGAAAGTGAATACCGCCTGATGTTTGTGCCGTTTAATAATAACGCGCTGTACATTCCGGAGGGCTGCCTCACTGAACTGAATTACCTATTTGAGCTGATGGAGCGCGAGTACCACGCTAATAATGACCTGAAGTTGCTGCACTGGTATACCGAAGCTTTTCTTACCCACCTGTTTCGCATCAGCACAGATGGCGACGGTGGTCGCAGCTTTTACAACGAGCGCTTGCAACTATTGTTCCGGCTGGTGAGCGACCATTTCCGCGACCAGAAAACCAATGAGTTTTATGCCGATAAAATTGGGGTGAGCAGCAAGCGTCTTAACCAAATTGTGAAAGCGCAGATGGGCATCACCGTAAGTCAGCTAATCTATAATTATACCCTTATTGAGGCCAAGCGCGAGCTAAGCCATAGTAAAAAACCCATCAAACAAATAGCCTACGAGCTTGGTTTCAAGGGACCTTCCTACTTCAGCCGCTTTTTCAGGAAGCAGGCGGGCATCACGCCAGAAACCTTCAGACAGCAGTCGGCCTAA
- a CDS encoding glycosyltransferase → MAHKQVFQADNPGRWNRFKWLSRIIILVLIGSVIGAIITIRSTQYPELPNLNAAPKKFSKEDLEYLRSTRKYKAFKIDTERLVEMRRNLQLHRQKHPNNKARINVGFYRAWETQAYTSLQDHISRLDMIVSEGFTVTPNADTLTVRIDTGLVNLNRRYNKPILISLSNYINIDNKTGGFDSKDVVRIVNSKKSRTTFINSIVSKLVKYNMQGVNLELEDLKDRNTPGFIAFEKELYETLHAQKFLVTQNVAADDEAYNLEMLQHYNDYLFVFAVDQHGENTTPGDVAHQHWVEEILDNVCSRIPSNKVILTIAGGGYDWPENSEGRAVGYQEAVSTAKENNSQIVFDPQSANLHYNYIAQDGIKHTVYFVDAVANFNIIRMADDWATGGVALWRIGVEDPRLWSFFQKNLAIDILRKTGIDTAQLTRVGLNNHIDYAGDGEVLDLVTTPDTGKISIKIDHNNFMITDQKYIKLPTKYVIRKYGYAPKKVVLTFDDGPDPDYTPRILDILKREHVPAAFFVVGSMVEKNIPLLRREFDEGYEIGNHTYFHPDISTIDTQRVKLELNATRKLIESVTGRSTILFRPPFNADAEPQTLAEVIPVAQSKRQSYINIGESIDPWDWQPGVTADSIIARVKRDYNKGSMILLHDAGGDTREETVKALPEIIHFFKSKGYTFTTIADVLGKKKEDLMPPIHDDANSGITGRLYDIFIGGYFYGSWILEYIFVTAIFLAIARIIFVGVLALKQYSDTKKEERNLPPASELPPVSIIVPGYNEEVTALKTINSLLETEYSVYEIIFVDDGSKDKTFEIVNNAYGDHESVRVLTKPNGGKASALNFGISHAKYDFVVCIDADTQLSNDAIYHLMAYFTDEEIGAVAGTVKVGNANNLITHWQSIEYITAQNMDRRAFDVLNSITVVPGAIGAFRKSAIFKAGGFTMDTLAEDCDLTMRILKLGYIVRNCDTAFAYTEAPETLEALMKQRFRWSFGVIQSFWKNRDALFNKKYKYFGMVGMPNILLFQIILPLFSPLADIMMVFGLFSDKPGKILIYYLAFIVVDLLVSVLAFRMEKEDYKKLVYIIPQKFAWRQLMYYILFKSVRRALKGQHSGWGVLKRTGNVKLKEAGKK, encoded by the coding sequence ATGGCTCATAAACAGGTTTTTCAAGCTGATAACCCCGGTAGATGGAACCGTTTTAAGTGGCTTAGCCGTATCATCATACTTGTACTAATTGGCAGTGTGATTGGCGCCATCATCACCATCCGTTCTACCCAGTACCCCGAACTGCCTAACCTTAACGCTGCTCCAAAAAAATTCTCAAAAGAAGATCTGGAATACCTGCGCAGTACACGCAAGTACAAAGCATTTAAGATTGATACCGAAAGGCTGGTAGAAATGCGCCGCAACCTGCAGTTGCATCGCCAGAAACATCCTAACAACAAGGCTCGTATTAACGTAGGCTTTTACCGTGCTTGGGAAACGCAGGCCTATACATCGCTGCAAGATCATATCTCTCGTTTGGATATGATTGTGAGCGAGGGTTTCACCGTTACCCCCAACGCAGACACGCTTACGGTGCGCATTGACACGGGGCTTGTTAACCTTAACCGGCGTTATAATAAGCCTATCCTCATCTCGCTTAGTAACTACATCAATATTGATAATAAAACCGGTGGGTTTGACAGCAAGGATGTTGTGCGTATTGTAAATAGCAAAAAATCGCGCACTACGTTTATCAACAGCATTGTATCCAAGCTGGTTAAATATAACATGCAGGGTGTTAACCTGGAGTTGGAGGATCTTAAGGATCGTAACACCCCTGGTTTTATCGCCTTTGAGAAAGAACTCTATGAAACCCTGCACGCCCAAAAATTCCTGGTAACGCAAAACGTTGCTGCCGATGACGAGGCCTACAATCTGGAGATGCTGCAGCATTATAACGACTATCTGTTTGTATTTGCAGTAGATCAGCATGGCGAGAATACTACGCCCGGCGATGTTGCCCACCAGCACTGGGTGGAGGAGATTCTGGATAATGTATGTTCAAGAATACCAAGCAACAAGGTTATTTTAACCATTGCCGGCGGCGGTTATGACTGGCCGGAGAACAGTGAGGGCCGGGCCGTGGGTTATCAGGAAGCGGTAAGTACGGCAAAAGAAAATAACAGCCAGATTGTGTTTGATCCGCAATCGGCCAATTTGCATTACAATTACATTGCGCAGGACGGCATTAAGCACACCGTTTATTTTGTTGATGCGGTGGCCAATTTTAACATCATCCGCATGGCTGATGATTGGGCTACCGGTGGCGTTGCCCTGTGGCGTATTGGTGTAGAAGACCCGCGGTTGTGGAGTTTCTTCCAGAAAAACCTGGCTATAGACATTCTGCGTAAAACAGGTATTGATACCGCTCAGCTTACCCGGGTTGGACTGAACAATCACATTGATTATGCAGGTGATGGTGAAGTGCTCGATCTGGTAACCACACCAGATACCGGCAAGATCAGTATTAAAATAGATCATAATAACTTTATGATCACCGATCAGAAGTACATCAAGCTGCCAACCAAGTACGTGATCCGTAAATATGGATATGCTCCTAAAAAGGTAGTATTGACGTTTGATGATGGTCCGGATCCTGATTATACGCCACGCATCCTTGACATTCTGAAACGTGAGCATGTACCTGCAGCCTTCTTTGTGGTGGGCTCTATGGTAGAAAAGAATATACCACTGCTACGCCGTGAGTTTGACGAGGGATACGAAATTGGTAATCACACCTACTTCCACCCGGATATTTCTACCATTGATACCCAGCGTGTAAAATTGGAGTTGAACGCTACCCGTAAGCTTATTGAGTCGGTTACCGGCAGAAGTACCATTTTGTTCCGCCCGCCGTTCAATGCCGATGCCGAGCCGCAAACGCTGGCTGAGGTTATCCCGGTGGCGCAGAGCAAGCGCCAAAGCTACATCAACATCGGTGAATCTATTGACCCGTGGGACTGGCAGCCTGGCGTAACTGCCGATAGCATCATTGCCCGCGTTAAGCGCGATTATAACAAAGGGTCAATGATCCTGCTGCATGATGCCGGTGGCGATACCCGTGAAGAAACCGTAAAGGCCCTGCCAGAGATTATCCACTTCTTTAAGAGCAAAGGCTACACGTTTACCACCATTGCCGATGTATTGGGCAAGAAAAAGGAAGACCTGATGCCGCCGATACATGATGACGCTAACAGCGGCATTACCGGCAGGCTTTATGATATTTTTATTGGCGGCTACTTTTATGGCTCGTGGATATTGGAGTACATTTTTGTTACGGCCATATTCCTGGCTATAGCGCGTATCATTTTTGTGGGGGTACTGGCGCTTAAACAATATTCAGATACCAAGAAAGAAGAGCGCAACCTGCCACCAGCCAGCGAGCTGCCGCCGGTGAGCATTATTGTGCCAGGCTACAATGAGGAGGTTACGGCCCTTAAAACCATCAACTCGCTGTTAGAAACAGAATACAGCGTCTACGAAATTATTTTTGTGGATGACGGATCGAAAGATAAAACCTTCGAGATTGTAAACAATGCCTACGGCGATCATGAGTCGGTACGTGTGCTTACCAAGCCAAACGGCGGTAAAGCATCGGCTCTGAACTTCGGTATCAGTCATGCCAAGTACGATTTTGTGGTTTGTATTGACGCCGATACCCAACTGAGTAATGATGCCATTTACCACCTGATGGCCTATTTTACCGATGAGGAAATAGGCGCAGTGGCGGGTACCGTTAAAGTGGGTAACGCCAATAACCTGATCACCCACTGGCAATCTATCGAGTACATTACGGCCCAGAATATGGACCGCCGTGCGTTTGATGTGCTGAACAGTATTACCGTGGTCCCTGGTGCTATTGGCGCCTTCCGTAAGTCGGCCATCTTTAAGGCGGGCGGCTTTACCATGGATACCCTGGCAGAGGATTGCGATTTAACCATGCGCATCCTGAAACTGGGCTATATTGTACGCAATTGCGATACCGCCTTTGCTTATACCGAGGCGCCGGAAACGCTGGAGGCACTGATGAAACAACGCTTCCGCTGGAGTTTTGGCGTAATCCAAAGTTTCTGGAAAAACAGGGACGCGCTGTTCAACAAAAAGTATAAATACTTCGGTATGGTGGGGATGCCAAACATCCTGCTGTTCCAGATCATCCTGCCGCTGTTCTCGCCGCTGGCAGATATTATGATGGTATTTGGCCTGTTCAGTGATAAGCCGGGCAAAATCCTGATCTATTACCTGGCGTTCATTGTGGTAGACTTGCTGGTGTCAGTCCTGGCCTTCCGCATGGAGAAGGAGGATTATAAGAAGCTGGTCTACATCATCCCGCAAAAATTTGCGTGGCGACAGCTGATGTATTACATCCTCTTTAAATCGGTTCGTCGCGCCCTCAAAGGTCAGCATAGCGGCTGGGGTGTACTGAAACGTACCGGTAATGTAAAATTGAAAGAAGCAGGGAAGAAGTAG
- a CDS encoding DUF2490 domain-containing protein, which translates to MKLKLLSFTFLFFAVTGVASAQVNELSTWGAWFHTQKFSEHWGIMFDGQFRSAHHAAYLRNVLLRPSVAYHFSKTKNVSLGYAYVATNGRNPAGEHTFRPEHRIFEQFIVNHKAGTNTNVMHRFRLEQRFQGKTATQPDVFSQRFRYFVRGVIPVNNNQPTFTKGTFVALQNEAFANVQNKNQVNKHVFDQNRAYAAFGYRLSKLMDIEAGYLNQYIKQAEAYTINHVAQVAVYTRF; encoded by the coding sequence ATGAAACTAAAATTGTTATCCTTTACATTCCTCTTTTTCGCGGTCACGGGCGTGGCTTCGGCGCAGGTGAATGAGCTGAGTACCTGGGGAGCCTGGTTCCACACGCAGAAATTTTCTGAGCACTGGGGAATCATGTTCGACGGACAGTTCCGCTCGGCGCACCACGCTGCTTATTTGCGCAATGTGTTATTGAGACCCTCTGTGGCTTATCATTTCAGTAAAACCAAAAATGTATCATTGGGCTACGCTTATGTGGCTACCAATGGTCGCAACCCGGCAGGCGAGCATACCTTCCGTCCAGAGCACCGCATTTTTGAACAATTTATTGTAAACCACAAAGCAGGCACCAACACCAACGTGATGCACCGCTTTAGACTGGAACAGCGCTTTCAGGGCAAAACGGCCACACAGCCGGATGTGTTCTCTCAGCGTTTCCGCTATTTTGTTCGCGGTGTAATTCCGGTGAACAACAACCAGCCAACCTTTACCAAGGGTACCTTTGTAGCCCTGCAAAATGAGGCGTTTGCCAACGTGCAAAACAAAAATCAGGTAAACAAACATGTGTTTGATCAGAACCGTGCCTATGCGGCCTTCGGTTACCGTTTAAGCAAGCTGATGGATATTGAGGCAGGTTACCTTAATCAATACATTAAACAGGCCGAGGCTTACACCATTAACCATGTGGCGCAGGTGGCAGTTTATACCAGGTTTTAA
- a CDS encoding DinB family protein, with protein sequence MNKLIDTLIKTRQKLIAGIDDLNAEQLNHIPQGFKNNIIWNLAHLVSAQQGLCYLRANAPMRVTAQMREEYAPGTKPERFIGDEEITEIKELLISTLHQLQADLDSNYFAGYTSWVNRHDIELNNVNDVLCYLPFHEGLHADRIAVYKKLITEI encoded by the coding sequence ATGAACAAACTTATAGACACCCTCATCAAAACCCGACAAAAACTAATTGCCGGTATTGATGACCTCAACGCCGAACAATTAAACCACATTCCGCAAGGCTTCAAAAACAATATTATCTGGAATTTAGCCCACCTGGTATCAGCCCAGCAGGGCTTATGTTACCTGCGCGCTAATGCACCTATGCGGGTGACTGCCCAGATGAGGGAAGAGTACGCACCGGGCACCAAGCCTGAGCGATTTATTGGTGACGAGGAAATTACCGAAATAAAGGAGCTCCTCATTAGCACCCTGCATCAATTACAGGCAGATCTGGACAGTAACTACTTTGCTGGTTACACATCTTGGGTTAATCGTCATGATATCGAACTGAACAACGTTAACGACGTGCTTTGCTATCTCCCATTTCATGAGGGACTACATGCCGACCGAATTGCCGTTTATAAAAAATTGATCACAGAAATTTAA
- a CDS encoding FeoB-associated Cys-rich membrane protein codes for MIQGIIVAVVFAAALFYLGRKAYASLFVKKGCGGNCKCGVDFSNIDPTKPVH; via the coding sequence ATGATTCAAGGGATTATAGTAGCGGTAGTTTTTGCAGCAGCGTTGTTTTACCTGGGCCGCAAGGCTTATGCATCGTTGTTTGTAAAAAAGGGCTGTGGCGGTAATTGCAAATGTGGTGTTGATTTTTCTAACATTGATCCTACCAAACCAGTACACTAA